From one Rhodamnia argentea isolate NSW1041297 chromosome 1, ASM2092103v1, whole genome shotgun sequence genomic stretch:
- the LOC115738869 gene encoding probable RNA-dependent RNA polymerase 5 gives MDTPTPSSPSASPSQFVPLPLSIEDAMRRICIDQNQPPPNVSTRRKLASLSEEAALRVLRSTAATKIKWSIDGLISRIIENGSGFSSSPSPTKIARVSLNDQSPARSSVMKSRDNGFASSPVRDQQVGSLRLFPSLANGNGKAVNPHLNALSELEFRKAFLILNYVGEGKLEDAIDSDRIRLLKDVRMIEFEEAVWNAVGQFHVKKDERCKYVDWDSGKTHFYHCNISTQGCYRFKGPYLDKKKTVLQKALGDENVLLVKLAEETTDKSRRPIGSADFTVYKKIAKEGIPVGSRRYKFFVFKDGGKEEKKRDPTTSSVKCYFVCMECEALREKKTVHEARCFFMHAHTVSSISRYMIRLSLILSKTESLEVDWDLVTIETIKDEECKDKDGNSIYDKKGKPLIHTDGTGFVSEDIASKCPGNIFKGSSVPTPAFERFAGCSDNEQKRREGICEPPLLIQFRLFNDGRAVKGTLLLNKQLPPHTIHIRPSMIKVEKDPKLSDIRTVDSLEIVATSNKPRTAYLSKILIALLSYGGVPNEFFLDMLQNALGDANGVFSGKRAALKVSVNHGDMDGFNVARMILSGIPLDESYLQHRLSILMKMEKKNLKGGRIPISDSYYLMGTADPTGILKSDEVCIILDSGQISGKVLVYRNPGLHFGDIHVLNATYVEDLETKVGNSKYAIFFPTSGPRSLTDEIAGGDLDGDVYWVSRNPQLLKYFTPSKPWESASAARDVNCKKPSDISFEELEDELIGLWLNNRFNPSYTVSAAADSWQALMDRLLTLSCDEVDEKHRVEMNLCQLVDIYYDALDAPKNGGMQIELPKVLKAEIFPHYMEKDKSFHSNSILGLIFDAVESYQAENQTGKGIWKIPYFDVEIPRDCRMEWERRYKEYRNQMVAALGEGGEVKNSSADEVIKKYKQLLYSAPEFEESPRKPEDIFNEALAIYNTVYDYAMQWNDIGKCGFAWKVAGPALCRYYAMRQEQKSIVCLPSVLKEVFS, from the exons ATGGACACTCCTACTCCTTCCTCTCCTTCCGCTTCGCCTTCGCAGTTCGTGCCGCTTCCTCTTTCCATCGAGGACGCTATGCGCCGAATCTGCATTGATCAGAACCAGCCTCCCCCGAACGTGTCGACTCGGAGAAAGCTCGCTTCACTCAGCGAAGAGGCCGCGCTTCGGGTCCTGAGGTCGACCGCCGCGACGAAAATCAAGTGGTCCATTGACGGTTTGATCTCCCGCATTATCGAAAACGGCAGCGGCTTTTCCTCTTCGCCGTCTCCGACGAAGATCGCTCGCGTGTCGTTGAATGATCAAAGTCCGGCCCGTTCTTCTGTGATGAAGTCGCGCG ACAATGGATTTGCAAGCTCTCCTGTGCGAGATCAACAGGTTGGAAGTCTGAGACTTTTTCCAAGCTTGGCAAATGGGAATGGAAAAGCAGTTAACCCCCACCTGAATGCTCTGAGTGAACTGGAGTTTAGAAAAGCATTTCTCATTCTAAACTACGTTGGGGA AGGAAAGCTTGAAGATGCCATAGACAGTGATAGGATTCGACTGCTGAAAGATGTCAGAATGATCGAATTTGAGGAAGCGGTCTGGAATGCCGTTGGACAGTTTCATGTTAAGAAAGATGAACGTTGTAAG TATGTTGACTGGGATTCTGGAAAGACACACTTCTACCACTGTAACATTTCAACGCAGGGGTGTTATCGTTTTAAA GGTCCTTACCTTGATAAGAAGAAAACAGTGTTACAAAAGGCCCTAGGAGACGAGAATGTTCTCCTTGTCAAGTTGGCAGAAGAAACAACGGATAAAAGCCGCAGACCGATTGGTTCTGCTGATTTTACAGTATATAAAAAGATTGCAAAAGAAGGGATTCCTGTCGGTTCCCGTCGATACAAGTTCTTCG TGTTTAAGGATGgaggcaaagaagagaagaaaagagaccCTACTACGTCCTCTGTAAAGTGTTACTTTGTTTGCATGGAGTGCGAGGCACttagggaaaagaaaacagtTCATGAAGCAAGATGCTTCTTCATGCATGCACATACAGTGTCCAGCATATCCCGCTATATGATACG GTTGTCTCTCATCTTGTCCAAAACCGAAAGCTTGGAAGTTGACTGGGATCTTGTGACGATTGAGACAATTAAGGATGAGGAGTGCAAG GATAAAGATGGAAATTCCATCTATGATAAGAAGGGAAAGCCACTTATACATACCGATGGAACTGGATTTGTATCTGAGGACATAGCTTCGAAGTGTCCTGGAAATATATTTAAGGGAAGCAGTGTGCCAACTCCTGCTTTTGAG AGGTTTGCTGGCTGCAGTGACAATGAGCAGAAACGTAGGGAGGGCATATGTGAACCG CCTTTGCTGATTCAGTTCCGTCTATTCAATGATGGTAGAGCCGTCAAGGGTACTCTTCTGCTTAACAAGCAA CTCCCTCCTCATACAATTCATATTCGACCGTCCATGATCAAGGTTGAAAAGGATCCTAAGCTTTCAGATATCAGGACAGTTGATTCACTGGAAATAGTAGCAACAAG CAATAAACCAAGAACTGCATATCTTTCAAAGATTTTGATTGCACTCTTAAGCTATGGAGGGGTCccgaatgaattttttttggacatgCTGCAGAATGCTCTGGGAGATGCAAATGGTGTCTTCTCTGGAAAACGAGCAGCTTTAAAAG TTTCGGTGAACCATGGTGATATGGATGGTTTCAATGTAGCTAGAATGATCTTATCTGGGATTCCTTTGGACGAATCATACCTACAGCATCGTCTGTCCATACtgatgaagatggaaaagaagaatTTGAAAGGAGGAAGGATTCCTATTTCAGATTCTTACTATCTAATGGGGACAGCCGATCCCACAGGAATTCTTAAAAGTGATGAAGTTTGTATCATCCT TGACAGTGGACAAATTTCAGGGAAGGTATTAGTATACCGGAATCCTGGTCTGCATTTTGGAGATATTCATGTTTTAAATGCTACATATGTGGAAGATTTGGAGACAAAAGTGGGAAATTCCAAGTATGCCATATTTTTCCCTACTAGTGGACCACGTTCCTTGACCGATGAAATAGCTGGTGGGGATTTGGATGGGGATGTGTATTGGGTTTCAAGGAATCCTCAG CTGTTGAAATATTTTACACCCAGCAAGCCATGGGAATCAGCTTCTGCAGCAAGAGACGTGAACTGCAAGAAGCCAAGTGACATATCTTTTGAGGAGTTGGAGGATGAGTTAATTGGTTTATGGTTGAACAACAGATTTAACCCAAG TTACACAGTGAGTGCTGCTGCTGATAGTTGGCAGGCACTGATGGATCGTCTTCTAACACTCAGTTGTGATGAAGTTGATGAAAAACATCGCGTGGAGATGAATCTTTGTCAATTGGTTGACATATACTATGATGCCTTGGATGCTCCTAAGAATGGTGGAATG CAGATTGAACTTCCCAAAGTTTTGAAGGCAGAAATTTTCCCACATTACATGGAAAAGGATAAATCCTTTCACTCCAATTCTATCCTCGGATTGATTTTTGATGCAGTAGAATCATACCAGGCTGAAAATCAGACTGGCAAAG GGATTTGGAAGATTCCCTATTTTGATGTGGAAATCCCGAGAGACTGCCGAATGGAGTGGGAAAGACGCTACAAGGAATATAGAAACCAGATGGTAGCTGCTTTGGGGGAAGGGGGAGAAGTCAAGAATTCCTCCGCAGATGAAGTTATAAAGAAATATAAACAG TTGCTATATAGTGCACCAGAGTTCGAAGAGAGCCCGAGGAAGCCAGAAGATATTTTTAATGAAGCTCTCGCAATCTATAACACGGTGTACGACTATGCAATGCAATGGAATGACATCGGCAAATGCGGATTCGCTTGGAAAGTTGCGGGGCCTGCACTCTGCCGGTATTATGCCATGCGGCAGGAGCAGAAGTCAATTGTCTGCCTGCCCTCAGTTCTAAAGGAAGTCTTCAGTTGA